In the Mya arenaria isolate MELC-2E11 chromosome 11, ASM2691426v1 genome, one interval contains:
- the LOC128209159 gene encoding zinc transporter ZIP9-A-like, which yields MDDIWTLILLSLAMLIGCYLSGMIPLAINFSEDKLKLVTVLGAGLLVGTALAVIIPEGIHAMSMATEQEHMEHKAVSHPHKEPAGVGTETEHDHDHDHAMLDDHSLIGVTLVSGFIFMLLIDQIGGGGHHIHAPTDTEVGGVPTLGQQNRHKITATLGLVVHAAADGIAMGAAVSMSTAHLTLIVFVAIMLHKAPAAFGLVSFLLHEGFDRPRIRRHLLIFAAAAPIGAIVTYMCLNQKSLASLNDMHTTGIAMLFSAGTFLYVATVHVLPEIANRQTKQTLQDGSIVIHEHKGFTKLDLVALVTGAVVPVILSIGHKH from the exons ATGGATGATATTTGGACATTAATTTTGCTCTCGTTAGCCATGCTAATTGGCTGCTATTTGTCAGGGATGATTCCACTGGCAATAAACTTTTCTGAG GACAAGCTAAAGCTGGTGACAGTGCTGGGGGCTGGGTTACTTGTGGGGACTGCCCTGGCTGTCATTATCCCAGAAGGAATACATGCAATGTCCATGGCTACGGAAC AGGAGCACATGGAACACAAGGCAGTGAGCCACCCGCACAAGGAGCCAGCAGGTGTTGGGACGGAGACTGAGCATGACCATGACCATGATCATGCCATGCTGGATGACCACTCTCTCATCGGAGTCACCCTTGTGTCTGGATTCATCTTTATGCTCCTTATCGACCAAATTGGCGGGGGTGGCCATCATATACACGCACCAACAG ACACCGAGGTGGGAGGAGTACCAACCCTGGGTCAACAGAATCGGCACAAGATCACCGCCACACTTGGCCTCGTTGTTCACGCTGCTG CTGATGGTATAGCGATGGGGGCTGCAGTGTCCATGTCCACAGCCCATCTTACCCTCATTGTGTTTGTCGCCATCATGCTGCACAAG GCCCCTGCCGCATTTGGTCTTGTCTCCTTCCTGCTCCATGAAGGGTTTGATAGACCAAGGATCCGGCGACACCTGCTCATTTTTGCCGCAGCTGCTCCTATTGGTGCCATTGTGACTTACATGTGCTTGAATCAG AAAAGTCTGGCATCTTTAAATGACATGCACACCACGGGAATAGCCATGTTGTTTAGTGCGGGCACATTCCTATACGTGGCCACAGTCCATGTTTTACCTGAAATCGCAAATCGACAGACAAAACAGACGTTACAGGATGGTTCGATTgttatacatgaacataaaGGATTTACAAAACTAGATCTGGTTGCGTTAGTGACTGGCGCGGTAGTTCCCGTCATTTTAAGTATAGGTCATAAACACTGA